Proteins co-encoded in one Myxococcales bacterium genomic window:
- a CDS encoding TolC family protein: MARKARQPRRGRRARERCGSTRRARHGAETALEASLLFDDYYLVHRSLEVNEHHQHLLQELKSNAEALLSVGRASLQDPLQAEVELSRLVEQDATLGSDRGAIIASLNGLLHRNPNEPLPPPASAFALSLEAPPSEAELIRIALAASPELHALRARVRSAESLSRYAEREYYPDFTLMASYNTMVMPDSRLMLGISAPIPLQRGRRGGALDEAEARIAEVRAEGARLMDRIRVEVSVARQRLVETIRVVKILEGRVLPVARAQVTAARADFAPGRTSFLAVVDGERNLRDAELSLHAAVAELGKRRARLDRTLGRVPFATMETRGR; the protein is encoded by the coding sequence TTGGCCCGGAAAGCGCGCCAGCCTCGGCGAGGGCGCCGAGCGCGAGAGCGATGCGGCTCGACACGACGTGCGCGCCACGGAGCCGAGACCGCGCTCGAGGCTTCGCTGCTCTTCGACGACTACTATCTGGTCCACCGCTCGTTGGAGGTGAACGAGCACCATCAGCATCTGCTGCAAGAGCTCAAGAGCAACGCCGAGGCTCTGCTCTCGGTGGGTCGGGCGTCGCTCCAGGATCCGCTGCAAGCGGAGGTGGAGCTCTCACGGCTCGTCGAGCAGGACGCGACGCTGGGCTCGGATCGCGGGGCCATCATCGCGAGCCTAAACGGACTCTTGCACCGCAACCCGAACGAACCCCTGCCGCCGCCCGCGAGCGCTTTCGCGCTGAGTCTGGAGGCGCCTCCCTCGGAGGCGGAGTTAATCCGTATCGCGCTCGCTGCGAGCCCGGAGCTCCATGCGCTGCGCGCACGAGTGCGGTCCGCCGAATCTCTCTCACGCTATGCGGAGCGGGAGTACTACCCGGACTTCACGCTGATGGCCTCGTACAACACCATGGTCATGCCCGACAGTCGGTTGATGCTGGGCATTTCGGCGCCTATCCCGCTGCAACGCGGGCGGCGCGGTGGAGCGCTGGACGAGGCGGAGGCGCGCATAGCGGAGGTGCGAGCGGAGGGCGCGAGACTGATGGACCGCATCCGCGTCGAGGTGAGCGTAGCGCGCCAGCGTCTAGTCGAGACCATCCGGGTCGTGAAGATCCTGGAGGGGAGAGTGCTGCCCGTCGCCAGAGCGCAGGTGACGGCGGCACGCGCCGACTTCGCGCCCGGGCGAACGAGCTTCCTGGCGGTCGTGGACGGCGAGCGAAACCTACGAGATGCCGAGCTGTCACTCCACGCCGCTGTCGCTGAGCTCGGCAAGCGGCGCGCGAGGTTGGACCGTACGCTCGGCCGCGTTCCATTCGCCACGATGGAAACGAGGGGGCGATGA
- a CDS encoding type II restriction endonuclease, with amino-acid sequence MSAPPLRALIERWRQDPSGAYLGWFLWEERLKNFRSIRRGIAEVVREIETGTFGNAYRGSSLETVVGSIAEQRQIFRGADHAFLWKPKLRIPDIYESPDNQRAFGAFLSTCVCCSGGDALVLAIQQLDHKRIKGLGPAVANLLYFLHPTEMPPFNTAIVKGYNALTGARVKLGSWQEYLAMRAGVLRLNTEYRALLSNDLGAVGGLLFDVGAGRYAPPPRDGDEAARKAWEADLAKVREETARERRTHAAASQSDRTHTEVQGWLRDLGRALAFDVWIASNDRNRPFGGGRLGDGCLEALSPEVMGTPGADAVRLIDVLWLDPESGKVRAAFEVEHTTSIYSGIVRLLDLALGGSGDATHSLYLVAPDSREDEVRAQLLRPAFRRVADLHVRYLPYSELEKNREAMARFGAGLKAIEAVSRVIV; translated from the coding sequence GTGTCCGCACCGCCGCTCCGCGCGCTGATCGAACGCTGGCGCCAAGATCCGTCCGGCGCGTACCTTGGCTGGTTCCTGTGGGAGGAGCGGCTGAAGAACTTCCGCTCGATCCGCCGCGGGATTGCTGAGGTCGTGCGCGAAATCGAGACGGGGACCTTCGGCAACGCGTACCGGGGCTCTTCACTCGAGACGGTCGTCGGCTCGATTGCAGAGCAGCGCCAGATTTTTCGTGGCGCCGACCACGCGTTCCTGTGGAAGCCCAAGCTGCGGATCCCGGACATCTACGAGTCACCCGATAACCAGCGAGCTTTCGGTGCTTTTTTGTCGACCTGCGTCTGTTGCTCGGGCGGCGACGCTTTGGTGCTGGCCATTCAGCAACTCGACCACAAGCGGATCAAGGGGCTCGGTCCGGCTGTCGCGAATCTCCTCTACTTCCTGCACCCCACCGAGATGCCTCCGTTCAACACCGCGATCGTCAAGGGCTACAACGCCCTGACGGGAGCACGCGTGAAGCTCGGCTCGTGGCAGGAGTACCTGGCGATGCGAGCGGGAGTTCTCCGGTTGAACACCGAATATCGCGCTCTGCTGTCCAATGACCTCGGCGCGGTCGGCGGTTTGTTGTTCGATGTCGGGGCCGGGCGCTACGCGCCACCTCCGCGGGACGGCGACGAAGCCGCAAGGAAAGCCTGGGAGGCCGACCTGGCGAAAGTTCGCGAGGAGACGGCTCGGGAGCGCAGGACCCACGCAGCAGCCAGCCAGAGCGATCGCACCCACACCGAAGTGCAGGGATGGCTGCGCGACCTGGGCCGCGCGCTCGCGTTCGACGTATGGATTGCGTCGAACGATCGCAATCGGCCGTTTGGGGGCGGCAGGTTGGGTGACGGTTGCCTGGAGGCCTTGTCGCCGGAGGTGATGGGCACGCCCGGCGCTGACGCCGTGCGACTGATCGACGTGTTGTGGCTGGATCCGGAGTCCGGAAAGGTGCGGGCTGCCTTCGAAGTCGAGCACACGACGTCGATTTACTCGGGCATCGTGCGGCTGCTGGATCTGGCGCTGGGCGGCTCCGGAGACGCGACGCACTCGTTGTATCTGGTGGCCCCGGACAGCCGCGAGGACGAGGTGCGAGCGCAGCTCCTGCGGCCAGCGTTTCGTCGCGTCGCAGATCTGCACGTCCGATATCTTCCGTACAGCGAGCTCGAAAAGAACCGGGAGGCGATGGCACGCTTCGGCGCCGGGCTCAAGGCGATCGAAGCCGTCTCGCGGGTCATCGTCTGA
- a CDS encoding YHS domain-containing protein, producing the protein MSQEPVLGILFADLAGYTALTEAHGDDDAANVAERFYALTRQSLRGSTRFVKPIGDAVMLAGPEPAHLLDSLLCLRTAMEGEPDYPEMRAGIHLGPVVERSGDLFGSTVNVAARLAAYGRSGQVLCSRRFREALGERSDVLMVSLGAVRFKNVLEPIQAFEIVAAFGPPSVSQIDPVCRMRVDPMNDAFTSDVSGRTLRFCSAACQAAFLASPELYRVSGD; encoded by the coding sequence ATGAGTCAGGAGCCGGTACTCGGAATCCTCTTCGCCGACCTCGCCGGCTACACGGCCTTGACCGAGGCGCACGGAGACGACGACGCCGCGAACGTGGCGGAGCGATTCTATGCGCTCACTCGTCAGAGCTTGCGGGGTTCCACCCGGTTCGTGAAGCCCATCGGCGACGCGGTGATGTTGGCCGGGCCAGAGCCGGCGCACCTCTTGGACTCACTCCTCTGTCTTCGCACCGCCATGGAGGGCGAGCCGGACTATCCGGAGATGCGAGCGGGCATCCACCTTGGACCAGTGGTGGAGCGCTCGGGCGACCTGTTCGGCTCGACTGTGAACGTGGCGGCTCGCTTGGCGGCCTACGGTCGCTCGGGGCAGGTGTTGTGCAGTCGGCGATTCCGCGAGGCGTTGGGCGAGCGCTCCGACGTGCTGATGGTTTCGCTCGGAGCGGTCCGGTTCAAGAACGTACTGGAACCCATCCAGGCGTTCGAGATCGTCGCGGCGTTCGGTCCACCGAGTGTTTCCCAGATCGATCCCGTGTGTCGCATGCGGGTCGATCCCATGAACGACGCCTTCACCAGTGACGTCTCTGGGCGCACGCTTCGGTTTTGTTCGGCGGCGTGCCAGGCGGCGTTCTTGGCCTCCCCCGAGCTGTATCGAGTGAGCGGCGACTGA